A window of the Natronomonas salina genome harbors these coding sequences:
- a CDS encoding aminotransferase class I/II-fold pyridoxal phosphate-dependent enzyme yields MEIAPFDLERWFAEVEPDADIMLAESGVRPLPADRFDTDPGELGYVIPTAGDPEFRADVGALHDRTADETLFTCGTQEANLLAFLALADAHAVVVTPTYGSLTALPDAVGEVTEVPLEEPEWTLDPDTVAEAVRPETDLVVVNNPNNPTGRAHDEATMRAVYDVCEDNGTYLLCDEVYRMLAADPTPPVASFGRYGVSTGGFSKAFGLAGLRFGWLCGSAAVVAAAENWKDYTTISPPKFGQHVARQAFERREELLAENRELAAEHRSVVVDFLEERDLSWSDPDCGVNAFVEVPEGFAGGRSFCRSLVEEASVVLAPGEAFGRPEYFRIGYGLHREELEEGLSRVGSFLDRHA; encoded by the coding sequence ATGGAGATTGCCCCCTTCGACCTCGAACGCTGGTTCGCCGAGGTCGAACCCGACGCCGATATCATGCTCGCGGAGAGCGGCGTCCGGCCCCTCCCCGCCGACCGCTTCGACACCGACCCCGGCGAACTGGGCTACGTGATCCCGACGGCCGGCGACCCCGAGTTCCGCGCCGACGTCGGCGCCCTCCACGACCGCACCGCCGACGAGACGCTGTTCACCTGCGGGACCCAGGAGGCCAACCTCCTGGCGTTCCTCGCGCTCGCCGACGCCCACGCCGTCGTCGTCACGCCGACGTACGGCTCCCTGACCGCGCTCCCGGACGCCGTCGGCGAGGTGACCGAGGTCCCGCTCGAGGAGCCGGAGTGGACGCTCGACCCCGACACCGTCGCCGAGGCCGTCCGACCGGAGACCGACCTCGTCGTCGTCAACAATCCGAACAACCCGACCGGACGCGCCCACGACGAGGCGACGATGCGTGCCGTCTACGACGTCTGCGAGGACAACGGCACCTACCTGCTCTGCGACGAGGTGTACCGGATGCTCGCGGCGGACCCGACGCCGCCGGTCGCCAGCTTCGGCCGCTACGGCGTCTCGACCGGGGGGTTCTCCAAGGCCTTCGGCCTCGCCGGCCTGCGATTCGGCTGGCTCTGCGGGTCGGCCGCGGTCGTCGCCGCCGCGGAGAACTGGAAGGACTACACCACCATCTCGCCGCCGAAGTTCGGCCAGCACGTCGCCCGGCAGGCCTTCGAGCGCCGTGAGGAACTGCTCGCGGAGAACCGCGAACTCGCGGCGGAACACCGCTCCGTCGTCGTCGACTTCCTCGAGGAGCGCGACCTGTCGTGGTCGGATCCCGACTGCGGCGTCAACGCTTTCGTCGAGGTGCCGGAGGGCTTCGCCGGCGGACGGTCGTTCTGCCGCAGCCTCGTCGAGGAGGCGTCGGTCGTGCTCGCGCCGGGCGAGGCGTTCGGACGGCCGGAGTACTTCAGGATCGGCTACGGATTGCACCGAGAGGAACTGGAGGAGGGGCTGTCGCGAGTTGGGTCGTTCCTGGACCGGCACGCCTGA
- a CDS encoding phosphoglycolate phosphatase, translating into MEPPLAVDIDGTLTRPDKSVDPRVFDPLRDWNAPVVVATGKSFPYPVGLCEFLGITQNVVAENGGVVYVEDAEKIVHNGDREGAEAVAAAYREAGYDLGWGAVDMVNRWRETELAVSREQPLEPLERIADEHGLGVVDTGYAYHVKSTAVDKGEGLKTAARLLDRDPGEFVAVGDSENDAEVFGVAGRSYAVANADEKATDAADVVTDASFADGFLEALDRVRDE; encoded by the coding sequence ATGGAGCCGCCGCTGGCCGTCGACATCGACGGCACGTTGACCCGGCCGGACAAGTCCGTCGACCCCCGCGTGTTCGACCCGCTGCGGGACTGGAACGCGCCGGTCGTCGTCGCGACCGGGAAGTCGTTCCCGTACCCCGTCGGACTCTGCGAGTTCCTCGGCATCACCCAGAACGTCGTCGCGGAGAACGGCGGCGTGGTCTACGTCGAGGACGCCGAGAAGATCGTCCACAACGGGGACCGGGAGGGTGCCGAGGCGGTCGCCGCCGCGTACCGCGAGGCGGGGTACGACCTCGGCTGGGGCGCCGTCGACATGGTGAACCGCTGGCGCGAGACCGAACTCGCCGTCTCCCGCGAGCAGCCGCTCGAACCGCTGGAGCGCATCGCCGACGAGCACGGACTGGGCGTCGTCGATACGGGCTACGCCTACCACGTCAAGTCGACGGCGGTCGACAAAGGGGAGGGACTGAAGACCGCCGCCCGGCTGCTCGACCGCGACCCGGGGGAGTTCGTCGCCGTCGGCGACTCGGAGAACGACGCCGAGGTGTTCGGCGTCGCGGGCCGGTCCTACGCGGTCGCCAACGCCGACGAAAAGGCGACGGACGCGGCCGACGTCGTCACCGACGCGTCGTTCGCCGACGGCTTTCTGGAGGCGCTCGACCGGGTCCGCGACGAGTAG
- a CDS encoding GTPBP1 family GTP-binding protein, translating into MSADRAALRRALERGEREGGNVEFKERLTRGVHLADGRLESLAAQLRHRILSGDGEATYVVGVTDDGGIAGISPDAFSESMDVLSLLAEEAGAHIDDVETWGVGDGDGLVGVATLQEGAVLDVDDDHIVVGTAGHVDHGKSTLVGSLVTGDPDDGQGGTRSFLDVQPHEMERGLSADLSYGVYGFDEEGPVRMDNPHRKSDRARVVEESDRLVSFVDTVGHEPWLRTTIRGLVGQKLDYGLLVVAADDGPTKTTREHLGILLATELPTIVAITKADVVSDERVREVEREVERLLRNADRTPLLVERHGVETALDEINEQVVPVLTTSAVTKEGLDALDELFEHLPKTSATEGAFSMYIDRTYNVTGVGAVASGTVRSGTVEAGDELLVGPLADGSFREVEVRSIEMHYHRVDEASAGRIVGIALKGIGEADLDRGMVLLPREADPTAVREFEAEVMVLNHPTRIDDGYEPVVHLETISETASIHPEGGQLLPGDTGTASVRFKFHPYMVEEGQRFVFREGSSKGVGTVTDIVDEE; encoded by the coding sequence ATGAGCGCCGACCGGGCCGCGCTTCGGCGGGCCCTCGAACGGGGCGAACGGGAGGGTGGGAACGTCGAATTCAAGGAACGCCTCACCCGGGGCGTCCACCTCGCCGACGGGCGGCTCGAATCGCTCGCGGCGCAGTTGCGCCACCGCATCCTCTCCGGCGACGGCGAGGCGACGTACGTCGTGGGCGTCACCGACGACGGCGGCATCGCCGGCATCTCGCCGGACGCCTTCTCCGAGTCGATGGACGTCCTCTCCCTGCTCGCCGAGGAGGCCGGCGCCCACATCGACGACGTCGAGACCTGGGGCGTCGGCGACGGTGACGGCCTCGTCGGCGTCGCGACGCTGCAGGAGGGCGCCGTCCTCGACGTCGACGACGACCACATCGTCGTCGGCACCGCCGGCCACGTCGACCACGGGAAGTCGACGCTCGTCGGCTCGCTCGTCACCGGCGACCCCGACGACGGCCAGGGCGGCACCCGGAGCTTCCTGGACGTCCAGCCCCACGAGATGGAGCGGGGGCTCTCGGCCGACCTCTCCTACGGCGTCTACGGCTTCGACGAGGAGGGGCCGGTCCGGATGGACAACCCCCACCGGAAGTCCGACCGCGCCCGCGTCGTCGAGGAGTCCGACCGCCTGGTCTCCTTCGTCGACACCGTCGGCCACGAGCCGTGGCTCCGGACGACCATCCGCGGGCTCGTCGGCCAGAAGCTCGACTACGGGCTGCTGGTGGTGGCGGCCGACGACGGCCCGACGAAGACCACCCGCGAGCACCTCGGCATCCTGCTCGCGACGGAGCTCCCCACCATCGTCGCCATCACGAAGGCCGACGTGGTGAGCGACGAGCGCGTCCGCGAGGTCGAACGCGAGGTCGAGCGGCTGCTCCGGAACGCCGACCGGACGCCGCTGCTCGTCGAGCGCCACGGCGTCGAGACGGCCCTCGACGAGATCAACGAGCAGGTCGTCCCGGTGCTGACGACTAGCGCGGTGACGAAGGAGGGCCTGGACGCCCTCGACGAACTGTTCGAGCACCTGCCGAAGACGAGCGCCACGGAAGGGGCGTTCTCGATGTACATCGACCGCACCTACAACGTGACCGGCGTCGGCGCCGTCGCCTCGGGGACGGTCCGCTCCGGCACCGTCGAGGCCGGCGACGAACTGCTCGTCGGGCCGCTGGCCGACGGCTCGTTCCGCGAGGTCGAGGTCCGCTCCATCGAGATGCACTACCACCGCGTCGACGAGGCCTCCGCCGGCCGCATCGTCGGCATCGCCCTGAAGGGCATCGGCGAGGCCGACCTCGACCGCGGGATGGTGCTGCTCCCCCGCGAGGCGGACCCGACGGCCGTCCGGGAGTTCGAGGCCGAGGTGATGGTGCTGAACCACCCGACCCGGATCGACGACGGCTACGAGCCGGTCGTCCACCTCGAGACGATCAGCGAGACGGCGTCCATCCACCCGGAGGGCGGCCAGCTCCTGCCCGGCGACACCGGCACCGCCAGCGTCCGGTTCAAGTTCCACCCCTACATGGTCGAGGAGGGCCAGCGGTTCGTCTTCCGCGAGGGCAGTTCCAAGGGCGTCGGGACCGTCACCGACATCGTCGACGAGGAGTAA
- the deoC gene encoding deoxyribose-phosphate aldolase: MDRDEFAARIDHTVLGPETTWPDVEAVLDAAADHGMNACIPPAYVAQAAEYAPDVTLVTVCGFPHGQETPETKEFEAERAWKDGADEIDVVVNVGRLHAGDDEAVAEELERVVAAVPVPVKVIVEAPLLAEDELRTACTLAEEAGAEFVKTATGFSVGGATVDDVRVMAEYLPVKASGGVGSFADAVAMLEAGAERIGASSGVELVEGYDESAF; this comes from the coding sequence ATGGACCGCGACGAGTTCGCCGCGCGTATCGACCACACCGTCCTCGGGCCGGAGACGACGTGGCCCGACGTGGAGGCGGTGCTCGATGCGGCCGCCGACCACGGGATGAACGCCTGCATCCCGCCGGCGTACGTGGCCCAGGCGGCCGAGTACGCCCCCGACGTGACGCTCGTCACCGTCTGCGGGTTCCCGCACGGCCAGGAGACGCCCGAGACCAAGGAGTTCGAGGCCGAGCGGGCCTGGAAGGACGGCGCCGACGAGATCGACGTCGTCGTCAACGTCGGCCGACTGCACGCCGGCGACGACGAGGCCGTCGCCGAGGAACTCGAGCGCGTCGTGGCGGCCGTCCCGGTGCCAGTCAAGGTCATCGTCGAGGCGCCGCTGCTCGCCGAGGACGAACTGCGGACCGCCTGCACGCTCGCCGAGGAGGCCGGCGCCGAATTCGTGAAGACCGCGACCGGCTTCTCCGTCGGCGGCGCGACCGTCGACGACGTCCGCGTGATGGCCGAGTACCTCCCCGTGAAGGCCAGCGGCGGCGTCGGGAGCTTCGCGGACGCGGTCGCGATGCTGGAGGCCGGCGCCGAGCGCATCGGCGCCTCCTCGGGCGTCGAGCTCGTCGAGGGCTACGACGAGAGCGCGTTCTGA
- a CDS encoding HAD family hydrolase → MRTVQLDAVLFDLDDTLCRYRRSGSELLEAAFEATGVEPFITREEYHARYPEFVGDSDSMADLRERCFAAIAESKGRDPAVGRRVARAYAAERDHGDVEPLPGVEAAVDAVSELPLGLVTNGSPEMQAPKLEALGLADAFDVVVHAGYDAAAKPDPEPFEVALSALDARPDRTVHVGNSLESDVAGARAAGVQSVWLSEDDQPAEPEPDHRVPTLEAFPSIVERR, encoded by the coding sequence ATGAGGACCGTGCAACTCGACGCGGTCCTGTTCGACCTCGACGACACGCTCTGCCGGTACCGCCGGTCGGGGTCGGAGCTGCTCGAGGCGGCGTTCGAGGCGACCGGCGTGGAGCCGTTCATCACCCGCGAGGAGTACCACGCCCGGTACCCCGAGTTCGTCGGCGACAGCGACTCGATGGCGGACCTCCGTGAGCGGTGCTTCGCGGCCATCGCCGAGTCGAAGGGTCGGGACCCCGCGGTGGGTCGTCGGGTGGCGCGGGCGTACGCCGCCGAGCGCGACCACGGCGACGTCGAACCGTTACCGGGCGTCGAGGCGGCCGTCGACGCGGTCTCGGAGCTCCCGCTCGGGCTCGTGACGAACGGCTCGCCGGAGATGCAGGCGCCGAAGCTCGAGGCGCTCGGACTGGCCGACGCGTTCGACGTGGTGGTCCACGCCGGCTACGACGCGGCAGCGAAGCCGGACCCCGAGCCGTTCGAGGTGGCCCTGTCGGCGCTGGACGCCCGGCCGGACCGGACGGTCCACGTCGGCAACTCGCTGGAGTCGGACGTCGCTGGCGCCCGTGCAGCGGGTGTACAATCGGTGTGGCTCTCGGAGGACGACCAACCCGCGGAGCCGGAGCCCGACCACCGGGTCCCGACACTCGAGGCGTTCCCGTCGATCGTAGAACGTCGGTGA
- a CDS encoding ABC1 kinase family protein, whose translation MTLRAYRRFFVVAYQFLPLLFAYARDRNRFLLFGPSRTVTSETRRERARSLLDSMLRLGPTFIKLGQLLSTRPDVLPPEYIDEFERLQDDVPPAPWEEAKQVLEGDLGPVEATFDDFEPTAISGASLGQVYVAEYEGRQVAVKIRRPGIEALVEADLRVIRWSLPLLMRFVDETRSFSLETLADEFDRVIRQEMDYERERRMLEEIGENLADEPRVRVPNAVPELSTRRVLTMEYVRGTKISELTDLDALGVDRTALARTLQEAYLQMIIEDGVFHADPHPGNLAVQDDGTIVFYDFGMSGRVDPFIQEKIVEFYMAIARQDTDEILDTLVEMGTLSPQADREVMSNVMELAIADARGEDIEQYRVQQIIQQVEDTIYEFPLRLPPNLALVLRVATVVEGVCVTLDPEFDFIEVATDYLRQQGFIEESARGYVEDRAEEVRDLGESLVRVPPKLEDTLDRVNRGDLTVEVALSDEERTLQQQTKRLVLGALLASTIVSSAVLYAFATLEASLVTVAFSTVLAFLLWRAFKERRGIRTQPQFTRQNLRERREE comes from the coding sequence GTGACGCTCCGCGCGTACCGCCGCTTCTTCGTCGTCGCCTACCAGTTCCTGCCGCTGCTGTTCGCCTACGCGCGGGACCGCAACCGGTTCCTGCTGTTCGGCCCGAGCCGGACGGTCACCTCCGAGACCCGCCGGGAGCGCGCCCGGTCGCTGCTCGACTCGATGCTCCGGCTGGGGCCGACGTTCATCAAGCTGGGCCAGCTGCTGTCGACCCGCCCCGACGTCCTCCCGCCGGAGTACATCGACGAGTTCGAGCGCCTGCAGGACGACGTCCCGCCGGCGCCGTGGGAGGAGGCGAAGCAGGTTCTCGAGGGCGACCTCGGCCCCGTCGAGGCGACGTTCGACGACTTCGAGCCGACGGCCATCAGCGGCGCCAGCCTCGGGCAGGTGTACGTCGCGGAGTACGAGGGTCGGCAGGTCGCCGTGAAGATCCGGCGGCCGGGCATCGAGGCGCTCGTCGAGGCCGACCTCCGGGTGATCCGGTGGTCGCTGCCGCTGCTGATGCGGTTCGTCGACGAGACCCGGTCGTTCTCCCTGGAGACGCTCGCCGACGAGTTCGACCGCGTCATCCGCCAGGAGATGGACTACGAGCGAGAGCGCCGGATGCTCGAAGAGATCGGCGAGAACCTCGCCGACGAACCCCGGGTCCGGGTGCCGAACGCGGTCCCGGAGCTGTCGACGCGGCGCGTGCTGACGATGGAGTACGTCCGGGGGACGAAGATCTCGGAACTGACGGACCTGGACGCTCTCGGGGTCGACCGTACCGCCCTCGCCCGGACCCTACAGGAGGCGTACCTCCAGATGATAATCGAGGACGGCGTCTTCCACGCCGACCCCCACCCCGGCAACCTCGCGGTGCAGGACGACGGCACCATCGTCTTCTACGACTTCGGGATGTCGGGCCGCGTGGACCCGTTCATCCAGGAGAAGATCGTCGAGTTCTACATGGCCATCGCCCGCCAGGACACCGACGAGATCCTCGATACGCTCGTCGAGATGGGGACGCTGTCGCCGCAGGCCGACCGCGAGGTGATGTCGAACGTGATGGAGCTGGCCATCGCCGACGCCCGCGGCGAGGACATCGAGCAGTACCGCGTCCAGCAGATCATCCAGCAGGTCGAGGACACCATCTACGAGTTCCCGCTGCGGCTGCCGCCGAACCTCGCGCTCGTCCTCCGGGTGGCGACGGTCGTCGAGGGCGTCTGCGTGACGCTCGACCCCGAATTCGACTTCATCGAGGTGGCGACCGACTACCTCCGCCAGCAGGGGTTCATCGAGGAGAGCGCCCGCGGCTACGTCGAGGACCGCGCCGAGGAGGTCCGCGACCTCGGGGAGTCGCTGGTCCGTGTCCCGCCGAAACTGGAGGACACCCTCGACCGGGTCAACCGCGGCGACCTCACCGTCGAGGTCGCACTCTCCGACGAGGAACGCACCCTCCAGCAGCAAACGAAGCGGCTCGTCCTCGGGGCGCTGCTGGCCTCGACCATCGTCTCCTCGGCGGTGCTGTACGCCTTCGCGACCCTGGAGGCCTCGCTCGTGACGGTCGCGTTCTCGACGGTGCTGGCGTTCCTGCTGTGGCGAGCGTTCAAGGAGCGCCGCGGCATCCGCACCCAGCCGCAGTTCACCCGGCAGAACCTCCGGGAGCGCCGCGAGGAGTGA
- a CDS encoding MBL fold metallo-hydrolase, whose product MPVTHAVGDVHTVDPHLLGTPGALSLYVVDAPEPAVVDTGAADSVPHILDALDELGIDPGAVAHVLVTHVHLDHAGGAGLLADELPNATFHVHERGLPYVTDAEKLARLKESVDRAMGTENAYGEPELLDASRCRSVAGGETVDLGDRELDLIDAPGHAPHHYAAFDPATEGLFSIDAAGMHLAGEMRPTTPPPGFDLETNLETVDRLRAYDPEKNFYGHYGPGGDDAVRELDRYERMLPDWVEVVEAKRREHGDDVGAIVGSLGAEWQSPTVERDVAGVLRYLDER is encoded by the coding sequence ATGCCAGTGACGCACGCGGTCGGCGACGTCCACACCGTCGACCCGCACCTGCTGGGGACGCCCGGCGCCCTCTCGCTGTACGTCGTCGACGCCCCCGAGCCCGCCGTCGTCGATACGGGCGCGGCCGACTCCGTTCCGCACATCCTCGACGCCCTCGACGAGCTCGGTATCGACCCCGGAGCCGTCGCCCACGTCCTCGTCACGCACGTCCACCTCGACCACGCCGGCGGCGCCGGCCTGCTCGCCGACGAACTCCCGAACGCCACCTTCCACGTCCACGAGCGCGGCCTGCCCTACGTCACCGACGCCGAGAAGCTCGCCCGGCTCAAGGAGAGCGTCGACCGGGCGATGGGGACGGAGAACGCCTACGGCGAGCCGGAACTGCTGGACGCGTCGCGCTGCCGGTCGGTCGCCGGCGGCGAAACCGTCGACCTCGGCGACCGCGAACTCGACTTGATCGACGCGCCGGGGCACGCGCCGCACCACTACGCGGCCTTCGACCCCGCGACCGAGGGGCTGTTCTCCATCGACGCCGCCGGGATGCACCTCGCCGGCGAGATGCGGCCCACCACGCCCCCGCCGGGGTTCGACCTGGAGACCAACCTCGAGACGGTCGACCGCCTGCGCGCGTACGACCCCGAGAAGAACTTCTACGGGCACTACGGCCCGGGCGGCGACGACGCCGTCCGGGAACTCGACCGCTACGAGCGGATGCTCCCCGACTGGGTCGAGGTCGTCGAGGCGAAGCGCCGCGAGCACGGCGACGACGTCGGAGCCATCGTCGGTTCCCTCGGCGCCGAGTGGCAGAGCCCGACCGTCGAGCGTGACGTTGCCGGGGTGCTTCGGTACCTGGACGAGCGCTGA
- a CDS encoding sensor histidine kinase translates to MTAQASPGWAKYVPHALVAFGAVSFLADVAVETWFYGPAGLLTPTSIAFNAMALVFTGGITAAGVWLGRSGVEVARYPRVAKWTVGFSLVFLAINLFVISQFPDGTLFGNLSWALWAVYVGGLGGVIVGTFEARAIHRAVEAERKALETEHLETQRQWLDYLNSLLRHEVLNNASIIQGYASLLEEEDLPSPAREYVETIDRQSRDMTDVIGDVRVLVRAVEHSVELQSVDVVDVIADELEDLRATHADVEWELSTDDDPYVLADDLLPRIFSNLLSNAVEHNPDESPRVAVDVETRAESVRVEIADDGPGVADEDRETLFERGQENHGLGLYLVHVLADRYGGRVELVETGPDGSVFAIELPRGDPPADEGATPEGASSDAGPDGLEQVEPAP, encoded by the coding sequence ATGACGGCGCAAGCCTCCCCAGGGTGGGCGAAGTACGTCCCGCACGCCCTCGTCGCGTTCGGTGCGGTCTCGTTCCTCGCCGACGTCGCCGTGGAGACCTGGTTCTACGGGCCGGCGGGGCTCCTGACGCCGACGAGCATCGCGTTCAACGCCATGGCACTGGTGTTCACCGGCGGCATCACCGCCGCCGGTGTCTGGCTCGGCCGGAGCGGAGTCGAGGTCGCCCGGTACCCGCGGGTCGCCAAGTGGACGGTCGGCTTCTCACTCGTGTTCCTCGCCATCAACCTGTTCGTCATATCGCAGTTCCCCGACGGTACCCTCTTCGGGAACCTCTCGTGGGCGCTGTGGGCCGTCTACGTCGGCGGTCTGGGCGGTGTCATCGTCGGGACCTTCGAGGCGCGGGCGATCCACCGCGCCGTCGAGGCCGAACGGAAGGCCCTCGAGACCGAGCACCTGGAGACCCAGCGACAGTGGCTCGACTACCTGAACAGCCTCCTCAGACACGAGGTGCTGAACAACGCGAGCATCATCCAGGGGTACGCCTCGCTGCTCGAGGAGGAGGACCTCCCGTCGCCGGCCCGCGAGTACGTCGAGACCATCGACCGACAGAGTCGCGACATGACCGACGTCATCGGCGACGTCCGCGTGCTCGTCCGGGCCGTCGAGCACTCGGTCGAACTGCAGTCGGTCGACGTCGTCGACGTCATCGCCGACGAACTCGAGGACCTCCGTGCCACCCACGCCGACGTGGAGTGGGAGCTCTCGACCGACGACGACCCGTACGTCCTCGCCGACGACCTGCTGCCACGCATCTTCTCGAACCTGCTGTCGAACGCCGTCGAGCACAACCCCGACGAGTCGCCCCGGGTCGCCGTGGACGTGGAGACGAGAGCCGAGTCCGTCCGCGTCGAGATCGCCGACGACGGACCCGGCGTCGCCGACGAGGACCGGGAGACGCTCTTCGAGCGCGGCCAGGAGAATCACGGACTCGGCCTCTACCTCGTCCACGTGCTCGCGGACCGCTACGGCGGCCGGGTCGAACTCGTCGAGACGGGGCCTGACGGGTCGGTGTTCGCGATCGAACTGCCGCGGGGCGACCCGCCGGCGGACGAGGGCGCTACGCCGGAGGGTGCGTCGTCGGACGCCGGTCCCGACGGGCTCGAACAGGTCGAGCCGGCCCCCTGA
- a CDS encoding Hsp20/alpha crystallin family protein, with protein MQLREALGELPETVFADLLESDDAYLLVIDLPGATADTVDVTLDDGRLRIEARREKAFPTEFQYVSEERALFLDAELPLPPDATGADADGHIEKGVLTLELPKSDDDGGQRIPVS; from the coding sequence ATGCAACTGCGCGAGGCGCTGGGGGAACTGCCCGAGACGGTGTTCGCCGACCTGCTGGAGAGCGACGACGCCTACCTCCTCGTCATCGACCTGCCCGGCGCGACCGCCGACACGGTCGACGTCACCCTCGACGACGGGCGGCTCCGCATCGAGGCCCGCCGGGAGAAGGCGTTCCCGACGGAGTTCCAGTACGTCTCGGAGGAGCGCGCGCTGTTCCTCGACGCCGAGCTGCCGCTGCCCCCGGACGCGACCGGCGCGGACGCCGACGGCCACATCGAGAAGGGCGTCCTCACCCTCGAGCTGCCGAAGTCGGACGACGACGGCGGGCAACGCATCCCCGTCTCGTGA